AAATGCCGCCCCAGGGCCGTCGGCCCGGACGGACAGTGCCCGCAGTGCGGCGAGGCCCGGATGCTGAAGCTGTCTTTCGGTAGCCAGACGGTCAGGTCCGCGTCGGACAAGCGACCGGCATTGACCTCGACGCACAATTCCATGAAGGCGTAAGGCACCCACTGCCGGTCCGTCCGATCCGGCAGCGGGATGCGCTTCCAGTGGGGGCCTGCCGGAGCGAACCGCCTTGCCTCGGAGGCCGCCTGTCCAATCGACCCGGTGCGGGACAGCGACGGCGCCTTCGCCCCGGCTGGACCCAGCGGACTCACTCGCCGGCGTCGACCACGGATGGCCATCCAGGCGTGCGCCACTCGTTGCGGTCATCCGGTCGCTCGCCGTGGCGTGTGCTGTGGGCTGCGAGTGCGTGCGGCAGGTCGGCGTGGACGGGAATGGGCGGACTGCCCCGGTCGGAGACGGCGGTGCCGTCCGCGGGGATCGCGGCCAGTTCCAGGCTCCGTCCCGCTGCGGCGAGGTGTTGGGCAGCCTCGGTGATCGCCAGCCGCCCCTCGGTCGACCAGCCGCGCAGTCCGGTTAGATCGACGATGACCGGACCGCTCCCGCGTCCCACCACCCAGCCGACGGCACCACTGAAGCGGCGTACGGCATCCGGGCCCAGGAATCCGGCGACGGACAGGATGCCGAGGTCCTGCTCGACGGTGTAGCGCCACTCGATGGTCATGGTCGTCAATGTCCTTCCACATGGGCCTGTCGGTTGGAGGGAGGGGTCACAGGGGGAGGGTGATCCAGATGCTCTTGCCCTTGCCGTCGGCATCACCCCTGACGACCGCGGTGCCGCCCAGGCCAAGGGTGAGTTCCATGACGGTGGCCAGACCGCCCCTTCCGGTGCCGGTGGCCGCGCCGTACAGCGGCGGCTGGTAGGGGTGGCGGTCATGCACGGCGAATGCGAGGCAGTCCTCGCTCGCCGCGAAGATGACCGTCATCTGCGGGGAGAGCGCCACAGCGTGCCGGATGCTGTTGGTGACCAACTCGCTCAGGATCAGCAGGGCCGGGCCGATGGCGGGATGGCGGGGGCTGATACCCCATTCCTTCAGGGCCAGCTCGGCGGTCTCCCGGGCGGTCCGGACCGCGGACGGCATCGCGGGCAGCGTCAGCACATGCCGGTAG
Above is a window of Streptomyces sp. NBC_00490 DNA encoding:
- a CDS encoding ATP-binding protein — protein: MSAHLAALPYRHVLTLPAMPSAVRTARETAELALKEWGISPRHPAIGPALLILSELVTNSIRHAVALSPQMTVIFAASEDCLAFAVHDRHPYQPPLYGAATGTGRGGLATVMELTLGLGGTAVVRGDADGKGKSIWITLPL
- a CDS encoding anti-sigma factor antagonist, with the protein product MTIEWRYTVEQDLGILSVAGFLGPDAVRRFSGAVGWVVGRGSGPVIVDLTGLRGWSTEGRLAITEAAQHLAAAGRSLELAAIPADGTAVSDRGSPPIPVHADLPHALAAHSTRHGERPDDRNEWRTPGWPSVVDAGE